A genomic segment from Triticum dicoccoides isolate Atlit2015 ecotype Zavitan chromosome 1A, WEW_v2.0, whole genome shotgun sequence encodes:
- the LOC119274894 gene encoding U-box domain-containing protein 33-like, whose protein sequence is MRPMPETASARSDGEPAAAAAEEEEAAGGGEETVKVFVAVPEQHKNGQLTLAWALRNLADVVPAAADVMVVVAHVHVPAQTIPVMGSKFHASKLRADLVSAYRQRERSKVDKHLEEYIRQYSTVKIKCEKLVIESEDVVKGITELVSLHGASKLVMGAAADKHFPRNPSKMLVPRSKTALEVMHKAHPSCKIWFVCREHLISIREDGTLRSPIPTPAIVPARRSPIPASSIVSARRNRYASSNNAVDSLIQRSMSEKVSPLWLPCRSAIRRTLSILSMEHVSVGSWDSNPRDSVPSSCREEAPSDSSSSFELPIDDVFVIHHNIAPCHDDQAKKTEDVPKLKEDIAKVQEDMPLSKEEVEALKRERDDAIRKLSEAGEAKGELEQRVIDLEERTSLLDSQLRLAEETRTTGPGLDFAWCSEFSLSELRQATRNFSDATKVGDGVYRGVLRNTTVAIKMLHSHSSSQFQQEVGVVSRVRHPNLVTLMGCCPEASALVFEFLPNGSLEDRLARRDDTPPLAWQARTRIIGEVCSALVFLHSCEPRPVTHGDLNPANILLDANLVSKLGDYGASRLPTMTDPGSSPCTDPELLITGELTADSDVYSFGVVVLRLVTGQPALGIARKVEEALEKGEMEALVDRSAGEWPFPQAEKLMLLGLQCAELSSRKRPARMSQVWRVVEPLAKAASMPVAPESPVHSFGESHMPSYFICPISQEVMRNPHTAADGYTYEAEAIKGWLDSGHETSPMTKMPLVHRHVTPSYALRSAIQNYMQQHQQKMPPRSVRST, encoded by the exons ATGCGGCCGATGCCTGAGACGGCGAGCGCGCGGAGCGACGGGgagcccgcggcggcggcggccgaggaggaggaggcggccggcggcggggaggagaccGTCAAGGTGTTCGTGGCGGTTCCGGAGCAGCACAAGAACGGCCAGCTCACGCTCGCCTGGGCGCTGCGCAACCTCGCCGATGTGGTCCCCGCGGCCGCCGACGTGATGGTGGTGGTCGCGCACGTCCACGTGCCGGCGCAGACCATCCCCGTGA TGGGAAGCAAGTTCCACGCAAGCAAGCTGAGAGCAGACCTGGTGAGCGCCTACAGGCAGCGCGAAAGGTCTAAGGTGGACAAGCACCTCGAGGAGTACATTCGCCAGTACTCCACAGTGAAG ATCAAGTGTGAGAAGCTTGTGATCGAGAGCGAAGACGTCGTGAAGGGGATCACGGAGCTCGTTTCGCTGCACGGTGCGAGCAAGCTCGTCATGGGAGCAGCCGCTGACAAGCACTTCCCTAG AAATCCCAGCAAAATGTTGGTGCCAAGGTCCAAGACGGCACTTGAAGTCATGCACAAGGCTCATCCTTCATGCAAGATTTGGTTTGTATGCAGGGAGCATCTCATAAGCATCAG GGAGGATGGTACTCTCAGAAGCCCGATACCAACTCCGGCTATCGTACCCGCACGTCGAAGCCCGATACCAGCTTCATCTATTGTGTCCGCACGTCGAAACCGATACGCGAGCAGTAATAATGCAGTTGATAGCTTGATCCAGAGGTCCATGTCCGAGAAAGTATCGCCCTTATGGCTGCCTTGTCGGTCAGCCATACGAAGAACCCTTAGCATCCTCAGCATGGAGCACGTCTCCGTGGGCTCCTGGGACAGCAACCCAAGAGATAGCGTCCCGAGCTCGTGCCGCGAGGAGGCGCCGAGCGATTCCTCCAGCTCCTTCGAACTGCCGATAGACGACGTCTTCGTGATCCATCACAACATTGCACCGTGCCACGATGATCAG GCCAAGAAAACCGAGGATGTGCCCAAGCTGAAGGAGGACATAGCCAAGGTACAAGAGGACATGCCACTGTCCAAGGAAGAGGTGGAGGCACTCAAACGCGAACGTGACGACGCCATCCGAAAGCTCTCCGAAGCCGGTGAAGCCAAGGGAGAACTGGAGCAGCGAGTCATTGATCTCGAGGAGCGAACATCCCTCCTCGACTCGCAGCTCAGGCTCGCGGAGGAGACGCGCACCACGGGGCCAGGCTTGGATTTCGCATGGTGCAGCGAGTTCTCCCTGTCGGAGCTGCGGCAGGCGACGCGGAACTTCAGCGACGCCACCAAGGTCGGCGACGGCGTGTACAGAGGGGTGCTGCGCAACACCACTGTGGCGATCAAGATGCTCCACTCTCATAGCTCGTCACAGTTCCAGCAAGAG GTTGGTGTTGTAAGCAGAGTGAGGCACCCAAACCTGGTGACGCTGATGGGCTGTTGCCCGGAGGCTTCGGCTCTCGTCTTCGAGTTCCTGCCAAACGGGAGCCTGGAAGACCGCCTCGCCCGTCGAGACGACACGCCGCCGCTGGCATGGCAGGCCCGCACGCGGATCATCGGCGAGGTGTGCTCCGCGCTCGTCTTCCTCCACTCGTGCGAGCCCCGCCCGGTCACCCACGGCGACCTCAACCCGGCCAACATCCTCCTCGACGCCAACCTGGTCAGCAAGCTTGGCGACTACGGCGCCTCCCGTCTCCCGACCATGACCGACCCCGGCAGCTCGCCATGCACGGACCCGGAGCTCCTGATCACCGGGGAGCTGACGGCGGACTCCGACGTGTACTCCTTCGGCGTCGTCGTGCTCCGGCTGGTCACGGGGCAGCCGGCGCTGGGCATCGCGAGGAAGGTGGAGGAGGCGCTGGAGAAGGGCGAGATGGAGGCGCTCGTCGACCggtcggccggggagtggccgttcCCGCAGGCCGAGAAGCTGATGCTGCTCGGCCTGCAGTGCGCCGAGCTCAGCAGCAGGAAGCGCCCCGCGCGGATGAGCCAGGTGTGGAGGGTCGTCGAGCCTCTGGCGAAGGCGGCTTCCATGCCAGTCGCACCAGAGTCTCCTGTGCATTCGTTCGGTGAGAGCCACATGCCGTCCTACTTCATCTGCCCAATTTCTCAG GAAGTTATGAGGAATCCTCACACGGCAGCAGACGGCTACACCTACGAGGCGGAGGCGATCAAGGGGTGGCTCGATAGCGGGCACGAGACGTCCCCGATGACAAAGATGCCTCTCGTGCACCGTCATGTCACCCCGAGCTACGCTCTTCGGTCCGCCATACAGAATTATATGCAGCAGCATCAACAAAAGATGCCACCGCGATCGGTCCGGTCAACTTGA
- the LOC119292586 gene encoding expansin-B9-like has translation MGSVSYVLAAAVLAALVSGGACIPSVPPGPNITTNYNNQWLPAKATWYGKPTGSGPKDNGGACGIKDVNLAPYNGMIACGNVPIFKDGKGCGSCYEIKCQKPSPCSDKPVTIFITDKNYEPIAPYHIDLSGKAFGAMAPPGKEQTLRSFGELELQFRRVRCKYAPGTKITFHVEKGSNPNYLAVLVKFVSDDGDVVQMDIQQSKSPAWIPLTLSWGAIWRWDGATPLKGPFSIRVTSESGKKLIAKDVIPANWKADTVYPSNIQF, from the exons ATGGGTTCCGTCTCCTACGTCCTGGCGGCGGCCGTCCTGGCGGCGCTGGTCTCCGGCGGCGCGTGCATCCCCAGCGTGCCGCCGGGCCCCAACATCACCACCAACTACAACAACCAGTGGCTCCCCGCCAAGGCCACCTGGTACGGCAAGCCCACCGGCTCCGGCCCCAAAGACAACG GCGGCGCGTGCGGGATCAAGGACGTGAACCTGGCCCCCTACAACGGCATGATCGCCTGCGGCAACGTCCCCATCTTCAAGGACGGCAAGGGATGCGGCTCCTGCTACGAG ATCAAGTGCCAGAAGCCGTCGCCGTGCTCCGACAAGCccgtcaccatcttcatcaccgacAAGAACTACGAGCCCATCGCGCCGTACCACATCGACCTCTCCGGCAAGGCCTTCGGCGCCATGGCCCCGCCCGGGAAGGAGCAGACGCTCCGCTCCTTCGGGGAGCTGGAGCTGCAGTTCAGGAGGGTGCGCTGCAAGTACGCGCCCGGCACCAAGATCACCTTCCACGTCGAGAAGGGCTCCAACCCCAACTACCTGGCCGTGCTCGTCAAGTTCGTCTCCGACGACGGCGACGTCGTGCAGATGGACATCCAGCAGAGCAAGTCGCCCGCGTGGATTCCGCTGACCTTGTCGTGGGGCGCCATCTGGAGGTGGGACGGCGCCACGCCGCTCAAGGGCCCCTTCTCCATCCGCGTCACCAGCGAGTCCGGCAAGAAGCTCATCGCCAAGGACGTCATCCCCGCCAACTGGAAGGCCGACACCGTCTACCCGTCAAATATCCAGTTCTAG